A stretch of the Methanobacterium veterum genome encodes the following:
- a CDS encoding ubiquitin family protein has translation MSDEEIQNTEENMDEEVQEEEAEELPFAKAEVVRLMKQHLDSDKMIRERVKVEMNKFLGDVLEKVCKQLNEYPYTTIEYEMLKESIYPYKNVERINEEKERILKHLDAIKADCDALSLDVRRTLKLKDVEDTVY, from the coding sequence ATGTCAGATGAAGAAATTCAAAATACTGAAGAAAATATGGACGAAGAAGTCCAAGAAGAAGAAGCTGAAGAATTACCATTTGCAAAAGCAGAAGTTGTAAGGTTAATGAAACAACATTTAGACAGCGACAAAATGATAAGAGAACGTGTCAAAGTCGAAATGAACAAGTTTTTAGGGGATGTCCTTGAAAAAGTCTGCAAACAGCTCAATGAATATCCTTACACAACAATAGAATATGAAATGTTAAAAGAATCAATATATCCTTACAAAAATGTAGAAAGAATCAATGAAGAAAAAGAAAGGATATTAAAACACTTAGATGCTATTAAAGCAGATTGTGATGCTTTAAGCTTAGATGTCAGAAGGACATTAAAATTAAAAGATGTGGAAGACACAGTATACTAA
- the rnz gene encoding ribonuclease Z, whose protein sequence is MELVFLGTSSAIPTRHRNHSSIALKAFGEIFLFDCGEGTQLQMSKAKISPMKINNIFITHFHGDHILGLPGIIQSMAFRGRKNPLHIFGPKGLVEMVNIIRNFGYFSLTFEIYMHEIDDGIILEEENYRVSCSKMNHTVLNFAYGIYEKRRPKFIREKAIALGINPGPDFGKLQQGIPVKVGDKVIQPEQVLGGERKGRKIVYSGDTTPSEGMVEFAKDADLLIHESTFEGIYGDKAYEMGHSTSVQAAEIAKKANVKRLILTHVSTRYKKSDILESEAKEIFENSTVAEDFMEIEVER, encoded by the coding sequence ATGGAGCTTGTATTTTTAGGAACATCATCTGCAATCCCTACCCGTCATAGGAATCACTCTTCAATAGCATTAAAGGCATTTGGAGAGATTTTTTTATTTGATTGCGGTGAAGGCACACAGCTTCAGATGTCAAAGGCTAAAATAAGTCCTATGAAAATAAACAATATATTTATAACTCATTTTCATGGAGATCACATTCTTGGACTTCCAGGAATAATTCAATCAATGGCTTTTAGGGGAAGAAAAAATCCGCTGCATATATTTGGTCCTAAGGGCCTTGTTGAAATGGTAAATATTATAAGAAATTTTGGATATTTTTCCCTTACATTTGAAATTTATATGCATGAAATTGATGATGGAATTATACTGGAAGAAGAAAATTATAGAGTAAGCTGTTCTAAGATGAACCACACCGTTTTGAACTTTGCATATGGTATATATGAAAAAAGAAGGCCTAAATTTATAAGAGAAAAAGCAATAGCCCTTGGTATTAACCCTGGGCCTGATTTTGGAAAACTTCAGCAGGGTATTCCTGTAAAAGTAGGAGATAAAGTAATACAACCAGAGCAGGTCCTTGGGGGAGAAAGAAAAGGGCGTAAGATAGTTTATTCTGGTGATACCACTCCTTCAGAGGGGATGGTGGAATTTGCAAAAGATGCGGATCTTTTGATACATGAATCTACTTTTGAGGGTATTTATGGCGATAAAGCTTATGAAATGGGTCATTCTACATCTGTTCAAGCTGCAGAAATTGCAAAAAAAGCAAATGTTAAACGATTGATATTAACTCATGTAAGTACCAGATATAAAAAATCAGATATCCTTGAAAGTGAAGCAAAGGAAATATTTGAAAATTCTACAGTTGCAGAAGATTTTATGGAGATAGAAGTAGAGCGCTGA
- a CDS encoding ZPR1 zinc finger domain-containing protein, whose protein sequence is MKIDCPVCECKNSMIVITKTENIPYFGEIMESTAKCHDCGYKHSDIMCLEQKEPVRYELKVDKSNLNARVIRSQSATISIPELGLKVEPGPRSQGYVSNVEGVLTRFHDAVVTAMNLVEDEQSKENASNILKELEKVKNGEDTVTVIIEDPFGHSIIIHEDALKRKLSLEEIKNLKTGFTVFENE, encoded by the coding sequence ATGAAAATTGATTGTCCAGTCTGCGAATGTAAAAATTCAATGATAGTTATAACAAAAACAGAAAATATTCCCTATTTTGGAGAAATAATGGAATCTACAGCTAAGTGCCATGATTGTGGATACAAGCATTCGGATATAATGTGCCTTGAACAAAAAGAACCAGTAAGGTATGAGCTAAAGGTAGATAAATCTAATTTAAATGCAAGAGTTATCAGATCTCAATCAGCTACAATCAGTATACCTGAACTGGGCTTGAAAGTAGAACCAGGTCCAAGATCACAGGGTTATGTTTCAAATGTTGAGGGTGTGCTGACAAGATTCCATGACGCGGTTGTGACGGCCATGAATCTTGTTGAAGATGAACAGTCTAAGGAAAATGCATCTAATATTTTAAAAGAACTTGAAAAAGTTAAAAATGGTGAAGATACTGTTACAGTGATAATTGAAGATCCTTTTGGACACAGCATCATAATTCATGAAGATGCCCTCAAAAGAAAATTGAGTCTGGAAGAAATAAAGAACTTGAAAACAGGTTTCACAGTATTTGAAAATGAATAA
- a CDS encoding NADH-quinone oxidoreductase subunit B family protein — translation MVKIALEWLAGCAGCEISILDLHEGIMELLKEADIVYAPVLMDTKEVPDDIDIAIVSGSVRNKENKERLEELRKKSKTLIAYGTCACYGGITGMADLYRPEDVTARIYSDNPSTEAADVPSEVVPELLPIVHPAGDFTEIDYFLPGCPPKELLVWDILMPLIKGETPDVPKKSVCADCSRWMDHVEFDKLNRRIEGDPDPQKCFLSQGYVCLGSVTLGRCGALCTSAGIPCHGCGGPSLDVLREPSHDVYNGVIKRIAHLSKMPEKDVEKQIRDIGHVIYGFVIGSTIMEDKQVSLIPQLVKK, via the coding sequence ATGGTAAAAATCGCACTTGAATGGCTTGCTGGCTGTGCTGGTTGTGAAATTTCCATTCTTGATTTACATGAAGGAATAATGGAATTACTCAAAGAAGCAGATATTGTTTATGCGCCAGTTTTAATGGATACAAAAGAAGTACCAGATGACATTGATATTGCAATAGTTTCTGGATCTGTACGAAATAAAGAAAACAAAGAAAGGCTTGAAGAATTACGTAAAAAGTCTAAAACATTAATTGCATACGGAACATGTGCATGTTATGGAGGTATAACTGGAATGGCCGACCTTTACAGGCCAGAAGATGTAACAGCAAGGATTTATTCAGATAATCCTAGTACTGAAGCAGCTGACGTACCTTCGGAGGTAGTTCCAGAACTTTTACCGATTGTTCACCCTGCAGGTGATTTCACAGAAATAGATTACTTTTTACCAGGATGCCCTCCTAAAGAACTTCTTGTTTGGGACATATTGATGCCTTTAATTAAAGGAGAAACTCCAGATGTTCCTAAAAAGAGTGTATGTGCCGACTGTTCAAGGTGGATGGATCACGTTGAATTTGACAAGCTCAACAGGAGAATTGAAGGGGATCCAGATCCTCAAAAATGTTTCTTAAGCCAGGGTTATGTTTGTTTAGGTTCTGTTACACTTGGAAGGTGCGGTGCACTATGTACATCTGCAGGTATTCCTTGCCATGGTTGTGGTGGTCCTTCTCTTGATGTTTTAAGGGAACCAAGCCACGATGTATATAATGGTGTAATAAAAAGGATAGCTCACCTTTCTAAGATGCCAGAAAAGGATGTTGAAAAACAGATAAGAGATATCGGGCACGTAATATATGGATTCGTAATTGGAAGTACAATTATGGAGGATAAACAGGTTTCATTGATCCCTCAGCTGGTCAAGAAATAA
- a CDS encoding DUF2226 domain-containing protein has translation MELPITRPSMISYADQLNFNELLGELKSKEYNGFIRVTAGSEEGHILFKEGIQIAASYNNDSKIDAIKKIKSATDNSSTLIEVFDLRDSQVNYLMDINKKYLLNSGSEVNDVLDELKKTGHEDKEKIETLIPEKPEVIETPILEEKPEVIEAPLTEEKPEVTEATLPEEKPEISESPLLEQNESFLPKKPEINEDIQVEPEIQDSNEEVKNKLKSISEMKSNHVEDVRRKAQLKSVNTSISPTETDIGVERTDKSENEEIKTAELANESIDRAELMKKYGLKDVGEEEVENILESYKGGSLSDDDVEKIELTLMNKIKKSILSIPKIKGTEVMVFLDNTSELAGTINIITEYESKGFLSRFMGESKDLDNLKKQIINITQIEIKKSFRGYPEIVDNFKINVEVS, from the coding sequence ATGGAGTTACCAATTACCAGACCGTCTATGATCTCTTATGCAGACCAGCTAAATTTTAATGAACTTTTAGGCGAACTAAAATCAAAAGAATACAATGGATTTATAAGAGTAACTGCCGGTTCTGAGGAAGGACACATTCTTTTTAAAGAAGGCATACAAATTGCAGCATCATATAATAACGATTCAAAGATAGATGCAATTAAAAAAATCAAATCCGCCACAGACAACAGCAGCACTTTAATTGAAGTTTTTGATCTTAGAGATTCTCAGGTTAATTACCTTATGGATATAAATAAAAAATATCTACTCAACTCTGGTTCTGAAGTTAATGATGTACTTGATGAACTTAAAAAAACAGGGCATGAAGATAAAGAAAAAATTGAAACTCTTATACCTGAAAAACCTGAGGTTATTGAAACTCCCATACTTGAAGAAAAACCTGAGGTTATTGAGGCTCCTTTAACTGAAGAAAAGCCAGAAGTAACCGAAGCTACTTTACCTGAAGAAAAACCTGAAATTAGTGAATCTCCTTTACTAGAACAAAATGAATCATTTTTACCTAAAAAACCTGAAATTAATGAGGATATCCAAGTTGAGCCTGAAATTCAAGACAGTAACGAAGAAGTGAAAAATAAGCTCAAATCAATATCAGAAATGAAATCAAACCATGTTGAAGATGTTCGAAGGAAAGCTCAACTTAAATCAGTAAATACCAGTATTTCGCCCACTGAAACAGATATTGGTGTTGAAAGAACTGATAAAAGTGAAAATGAAGAGATAAAAACTGCCGAACTTGCAAATGAATCTATTGATCGAGCAGAACTCATGAAAAAGTATGGTTTAAAAGATGTAGGTGAAGAAGAAGTTGAAAACATTTTAGAATCCTATAAAGGAGGATCTCTAAGCGATGATGATGTTGAAAAAATAGAATTAACGCTTATGAATAAAATTAAAAAATCAATTCTTAGTATTCCAAAAATTAAAGGGACAGAAGTCATGGTATTTTTAGATAATACCAGTGAACTGGCTGGAACCATAAATATAATCACAGAATACGAAAGTAAAGGATTTTTATCAAGGTTCATGGGTGAATCCAAAGACCTGGATAATTTAAAAAAACAAATAATTAATATAACCCAAATAGAGATAAAGAAAAGTTTTAGAGGATATCCAGAAATTGTAGACAATTTTAAAATAAACGTGGAAGTTAGCTAG
- a CDS encoding PAS domain-containing protein, which produces MGRKPNLNPNEEGRIESEEYGPLPGLDYQFFEYMQEGVTVYELMRDEAGEIVDLVITYANLAAYRQRKSLKKGLIGKSIIELYGSEAVSIDLKKANEVVTTGRGTEYDTYFAPVNKYFSVTAFSPKEDVYITLATDITKQRKAEEEMQIERQKLMDIIEFLPDATFVIDENKRVIAWNKAIEEMTGTLKEDILGKGEYAYSIPFYGEKRPILIDLIFLSEKEMEDKYAYVKREGKTLFAEVFVSNLFGGKGAYVSVKASPLCDRDGNLVGSIETVRDITELRKELCPK; this is translated from the coding sequence ATGGGACGAAAACCGAACCTAAACCCTAATGAAGAAGGTAGGATTGAGTCTGAAGAATATGGTCCTTTACCTGGTCTAGATTATCAGTTTTTTGAGTATATGCAAGAAGGAGTAACAGTTTATGAACTAATGCGTGATGAAGCTGGAGAAATAGTTGATTTAGTCATAACTTATGCTAATCTCGCAGCTTACAGGCAGAGAAAATCTTTAAAGAAAGGTTTAATTGGAAAAAGTATTATTGAGCTTTATGGTTCTGAAGCAGTGTCTATTGATCTTAAAAAAGCTAATGAGGTAGTAACTACTGGAAGAGGGACAGAATATGACACTTATTTTGCCCCTGTAAATAAATATTTCTCTGTTACTGCATTTTCACCAAAAGAAGACGTGTATATTACATTGGCAACTGATATAACAAAGCAGAGAAAGGCAGAGGAAGAAATGCAAATTGAACGCCAGAAACTTATGGATATAATTGAATTTCTGCCGGATGCTACATTTGTAATAGATGAAAATAAAAGGGTAATCGCGTGGAATAAAGCTATTGAAGAGATGACTGGTACTCTCAAAGAAGACATTTTAGGTAAGGGCGAATATGCTTATTCTATACCATTTTATGGCGAAAAAAGGCCTATTTTAATTGATCTGATTTTTTTAAGTGAAAAAGAGATGGAAGATAAATATGCTTATGTGAAAAGAGAAGGAAAAACTTTATTTGCTGAAGTGTTTGTAAGCAACCTCTTTGGTGGAAAAGGAGCTTATGTATCGGTAAAAGCGTCTCCACTATGTGATCGTGATGGAAATCTTGTTGGTTCCATTGAAACAGTTCGTGATATAACAGAATTAAGAAAAGAATTATGCCCTAAATGA
- a CDS encoding DUF1611 domain-containing protein, whose amino-acid sequence MYDITSVEEFKKLNPFIIVGCGGGGEKFANFEGVESVGFVDDSVKKQGMEFCGNVISSSLTELIGKTDAKSIAIMLPIGAEGAALKYAVQAIDNGLNVITSFRSLSLSENTSLLKFAKSKGVVIKEISSRLDVINKIFGTAPSQCTEVLPKITYKPKAPVVFVGGTSQECGKRTTTRILGKTAQEKGLNAAVISTDEMGLESPADLNFRAGSLSVMDVAAAVMGTMKYLEEENNPDIIFVEGQSSLTEDGNPHPRGLSAAILIGSRSDAVVVCHRPNHPFREPRGIDYEIKAIEAVEPTKVVGISLNMRNVSDKKDILKYEERYKLPAVDIKNGGASRLLDVIIDYVGLK is encoded by the coding sequence TTGTATGACATAACTTCTGTAGAAGAATTTAAAAAGCTTAACCCTTTTATAATAGTCGGATGTGGCGGTGGTGGTGAAAAATTCGCCAATTTCGAAGGAGTAGAATCTGTTGGCTTTGTTGATGATAGTGTTAAAAAACAGGGAATGGAATTTTGCGGTAATGTAATATCTTCAAGTTTAACTGAACTCATTGGGAAAACGGACGCTAAAAGCATTGCAATTATGCTTCCAATCGGCGCTGAAGGAGCTGCGCTTAAATACGCTGTTCAAGCTATAGATAACGGGCTGAATGTTATAACTTCCTTTAGGTCCTTATCACTTTCAGAGAACACATCTCTTTTAAAATTTGCCAAATCAAAAGGCGTGGTCATAAAAGAAATTAGTTCTCGCTTAGATGTTATTAATAAAATATTTGGAACTGCACCTTCCCAATGTACGGAAGTACTTCCAAAAATTACGTATAAACCTAAAGCACCAGTTGTTTTTGTAGGCGGTACTTCTCAAGAGTGCGGTAAACGAACAACTACAAGAATTCTTGGAAAAACAGCACAGGAAAAAGGTTTAAATGCAGCTGTAATTTCAACTGATGAGATGGGACTTGAAAGCCCGGCAGACCTCAACTTCAGGGCAGGAAGTCTTTCAGTTATGGACGTCGCTGCAGCAGTCATGGGGACTATGAAATATCTAGAAGAAGAAAACAACCCGGATATTATCTTTGTGGAAGGACAATCCAGTTTAACTGAAGATGGGAACCCACATCCAAGAGGTCTTTCAGCTGCAATACTCATAGGCTCAAGGTCTGATGCTGTTGTAGTTTGCCATAGACCTAACCATCCTTTTAGAGAGCCAAGAGGAATAGATTACGAAATAAAAGCAATAGAAGCTGTAGAACCTACTAAAGTTGTTGGCATTTCTTTAAATATGAGGAACGTTAGCGACAAAAAGGATATATTAAAGTATGAGGAAAGATACAAATTGCCAGCAGTAGATATTAAAAATGGTGGGGCATCAAGATTACTGGATGTAATTATTGATTATGTAGGGCTGAAATAA
- a CDS encoding mechanosensitive ion channel family protein codes for MAVSTIFMNLQFDDIIAIGVTLVAAFLIVRLTSRFLKNSQIKWDLDVTMIQVLNEIVKYTIYLVAAAVILGLFGINLTAIAVSLGVVSIVVGFAARDTLSNFIAGMFIFLDKSFRVGDIVEVSNQKGKVVKMGFRLTTIITYDKKIITIPNALFSTNPFINHTASDTRRVDLDIVIPYTMNLEETSKSLEDMATGCDWVLKKPKPKVIVRELIDVGVRLTLCVWVNDPWRVTEHRSALGKAAKKLLRDENIKYG; via the coding sequence ATGGCCGTCAGTACAATTTTTATGAATCTACAATTTGATGATATCATTGCCATTGGAGTTACTTTAGTTGCAGCATTTTTAATAGTAAGATTGACATCCCGTTTTCTTAAAAACTCTCAAATTAAATGGGATCTTGACGTAACTATGATTCAGGTCCTAAATGAGATTGTTAAGTATACAATCTATCTAGTCGCTGCAGCTGTAATCCTTGGGTTATTTGGAATCAATTTAACTGCCATTGCTGTAAGTTTAGGAGTAGTGAGTATTGTTGTTGGTTTTGCAGCGCGCGATACACTTTCTAATTTCATTGCGGGAATGTTTATATTTTTGGATAAAAGTTTTAGAGTAGGAGATATTGTTGAAGTATCTAATCAGAAAGGAAAAGTAGTTAAAATGGGTTTTAGGCTCACTACTATAATTACATATGATAAAAAGATTATCACGATTCCAAATGCACTGTTTTCAACCAATCCCTTTATAAACCATACTGCATCGGATACAAGAAGAGTAGATCTGGATATAGTTATACCTTATACTATGAACCTTGAAGAAACTTCAAAATCCCTTGAAGATATGGCTACTGGATGTGATTGGGTCCTGAAAAAACCTAAACCAAAAGTTATAGTTAGAGAACTTATAGATGTGGGGGTCAGATTAACACTATGTGTATGGGTAAATGATCCTTGGAGAGTTACAGAACATCGTTCAGCCCTTGGAAAAGCAGCTAAGAAACTTTTAAGGGATGAAAACATAAAATACGGATAA
- a CDS encoding 4Fe-4S dicluster domain-containing protein, with protein MVKIKVDEGACVGCGSCVEDCPNDVYELDSEHGKTVVVNEKDCMACLSCHEICPSQALEHDDIPVAKRLYIDRKVNQIINKIL; from the coding sequence ATGGTAAAAATAAAAGTAGACGAGGGCGCATGTGTGGGATGTGGATCTTGCGTTGAGGACTGCCCAAACGATGTGTATGAATTGGATAGTGAGCATGGTAAAACTGTTGTAGTGAATGAAAAGGATTGTATGGCGTGTTTGTCATGTCATGAGATTTGTCCTTCCCAGGCACTGGAACACGACGACATACCTGTGGCCAAAAGGCTTTATATAGACCGAAAAGTAAATCAGATTATAAATAAAATATTATAG
- the nadC gene encoding carboxylating nicotinate-nucleotide diphosphorylase, whose protein sequence is MRNILKQMVYEDIGFEDITSNALIPEDLETKGIIIAKEEGIISGIDVVSDLFDEFKIKSSAKKHDGDNVKVNDIIMDIKGNAQTVLSLERTALNFLMRMSGIATLTFNTLQKIREVNENIILAGTRKTTPGLQIFEKNAVKVGGGDTHRFRLDDSVLIKDNHIAIVGSIEEAVIMAKKNVSFTKKIEIEVESEKGAIDAAKAGADIVMLDNMNPREIDEVISALESMNLRDNILIEVSGGINPENIVEYAKTNADIISTGYITHSARSLDLSLEII, encoded by the coding sequence ATGAGAAATATTCTAAAGCAAATGGTTTATGAGGATATAGGTTTTGAGGATATTACTTCCAATGCTTTGATTCCTGAAGACCTGGAAACAAAGGGAATAATAATAGCTAAAGAAGAAGGAATTATTTCTGGAATTGATGTTGTATCTGATTTATTTGATGAATTTAAAATTAAATCATCCGCTAAAAAACATGACGGAGATAATGTAAAAGTAAATGATATTATTATGGATATTAAAGGAAATGCACAGACAGTTTTAAGTTTAGAACGTACTGCATTGAATTTCCTCATGAGAATGAGCGGTATTGCAACCTTAACCTTTAATACCCTTCAAAAAATAAGGGAAGTAAATGAAAATATTATACTGGCAGGTACACGTAAAACAACACCAGGACTGCAAATTTTTGAAAAAAATGCAGTTAAAGTAGGTGGAGGAGACACCCACCGATTTAGATTAGATGATTCTGTCCTTATTAAGGATAACCATATTGCCATTGTTGGCAGTATTGAAGAAGCAGTAATTATGGCCAAAAAGAATGTGAGTTTCACCAAAAAAATTGAAATAGAAGTCGAAAGCGAAAAAGGAGCTATAGATGCTGCAAAAGCAGGTGCAGACATTGTCATGCTGGATAATATGAATCCCCGCGAAATTGACGAAGTTATTTCAGCACTTGAATCAATGAATTTGAGAGATAACATTTTAATTGAAGTTTCAGGAGGAATAAATCCGGAAAATATTGTTGAATACGCAAAAACAAACGCAGACATCATTTCAACAGGTTATATAACTCATTCTGCCAGATCACTAGATCTAAGTTTAGAGATAATCTAG
- a CDS encoding class E sortase, protein MSKYKILAVVIVLVCVIVSSAVIIVGYEKSKELNAYQTNLYLRGNGSAPVDLLSPSTTNSVSGSTSDVYRIVIPRMGVNAKINSETVNGYNTVYHYPESVEPGQNGECGLLSHRTHYSGLFRQLGSLKVGDQVIIKDYTISKKYIYKVTSNGDDIRWDYKENPISFAQSGEPRLLLITCYPPGRKLAAYIVHCKLVSTTSLT, encoded by the coding sequence ATGTCTAAATATAAAATTTTAGCTGTTGTAATTGTTTTAGTGTGTGTAATTGTGTCTTCAGCTGTAATAATCGTTGGTTACGAGAAATCTAAGGAGTTAAATGCATATCAAACTAATTTATACCTTCGTGGAAATGGAAGTGCTCCTGTTGATCTATTAAGCCCTTCAACTACTAATTCTGTATCTGGAAGTACATCTGATGTATACCGGATTGTAATTCCAAGAATGGGAGTTAACGCCAAGATAAATTCGGAGACTGTAAATGGGTATAATACTGTTTATCATTATCCTGAAAGTGTCGAACCTGGCCAAAATGGAGAATGTGGTTTATTAAGTCATAGGACACATTACTCTGGATTATTCCGCCAACTTGGTAGTTTAAAGGTTGGAGATCAGGTTATAATAAAAGATTATACTATATCTAAAAAATATATTTATAAAGTCACATCGAATGGTGATGACATCCGGTGGGATTATAAAGAAAATCCAATTTCATTTGCTCAAAGTGGAGAGCCCCGGTTGTTACTTATAACATGTTACCCTCCAGGAAGGAAGCTGGCAGCTTATATAGTCCATTGTAAACTGGTTTCTACAACCTCTTTAACTTAG
- a CDS encoding roadblock/LC7 domain-containing protein — protein sequence MIGRVLKDLGRINGVNGSLVVGKDGLIIESEVPGDIDSELVAAMSSAVFGTAERSAEEMKHEPLQQVMIEGQLGKTLMIDAGEGILVVITDIDINLGLIRIEMRRSAERVIDLLT from the coding sequence ATGATAGGAAGAGTACTTAAGGACTTAGGCAGGATCAATGGGGTAAATGGATCTTTAGTAGTAGGAAAAGACGGACTAATTATTGAAAGCGAGGTTCCTGGAGATATAGATTCAGAACTCGTGGCAGCTATGTCATCAGCAGTTTTTGGTACAGCCGAAAGATCTGCTGAAGAGATGAAACATGAACCTTTACAACAGGTTATGATTGAAGGACAGTTAGGTAAAACTTTGATGATAGATGCGGGTGAAGGAATTCTGGTTGTTATTACAGATATAGACATAAATCTGGGCCTAATCAGGATTGAAATGAGAAGAAGTGCAGAACGTGTAATAGATCTTCTTACCTAA
- the sepF gene encoding cell division protein SepF, translating into MKDVMDYIKKNLGLEEESEDEEEKETIIVPEHSFYEIILMKAQGIPDIEDALKQITEEKNPIILDMGFIENNPEESKQVGEKLKEFRDNVGGEAILLCKQGNVVIITPPEIKLLKK; encoded by the coding sequence ATGAAAGATGTCATGGATTATATAAAGAAAAATCTAGGATTAGAAGAAGAAAGTGAAGATGAAGAAGAAAAAGAGACTATAATCGTTCCAGAACATTCTTTTTATGAAATAATCCTAATGAAAGCCCAGGGCATTCCAGATATAGAAGATGCTCTAAAACAGATTACTGAAGAAAAAAATCCAATTATATTGGATATGGGTTTTATAGAAAATAATCCAGAGGAATCTAAGCAGGTTGGAGAAAAATTAAAAGAATTCCGAGATAATGTAGGTGGAGAAGCTATATTACTTTGTAAACAAGGCAACGTGGTAATTATAACCCCTCCTGAAATTAAACTTTTAAAAAAATAA
- a CDS encoding 3H domain-containing protein — translation MRKPYVILIGSASGIGKSTIASELAKILGIKHLIESDFIREIVRGVIGPEFAPALHKSSFDAYVTIRDKERYKTNAALINAGFQEHASFVIPAIEKVIKRAVDDFDDVVIEGVHLVPGFINIDQFQDDADIHFFVLNADEEIHKERFVKRAMKIKRGGKHLEYFKENRIINDYLAEQADEHGVPVIYNDEIDTTVKVMLTHIRQICKTIKLRHGVDSIKDETSTVLKYGGRMEDISYFIHGFTEPLRRKINVYDPKEAERFFASLERNKKRKEDLENIYELSNNVHSHRLCAPDEESLNKMIKELDEKGYLIKE, via the coding sequence TTGAGAAAACCCTATGTTATTTTGATAGGAAGTGCTTCTGGAATTGGAAAATCGACTATAGCATCAGAGTTAGCTAAGATATTAGGAATAAAGCATTTAATCGAGTCTGATTTTATAAGAGAAATAGTTAGGGGAGTAATTGGACCTGAATTCGCCCCGGCGCTTCACAAATCATCTTTCGATGCATATGTAACAATACGAGACAAGGAAAGGTATAAAACTAACGCTGCTTTAATAAATGCTGGGTTTCAAGAACACGCTTCATTTGTTATCCCTGCTATTGAAAAAGTTATAAAAAGGGCGGTAGATGATTTTGATGATGTTGTAATTGAAGGTGTGCACCTTGTACCTGGTTTCATTAACATTGATCAGTTCCAGGATGATGCAGATATTCATTTTTTTGTACTTAATGCTGATGAAGAGATTCATAAAGAACGTTTCGTTAAGCGGGCCATGAAAATAAAACGAGGCGGTAAACATCTGGAATATTTCAAAGAAAACAGGATAATTAATGATTATCTTGCTGAACAAGCTGATGAACATGGAGTTCCAGTTATTTACAATGATGAAATTGATACTACAGTTAAAGTGATGCTTACTCACATAAGGCAAATCTGTAAAACTATTAAATTAAGGCACGGTGTAGATAGTATAAAAGATGAAACCAGCACTGTGTTAAAATATGGTGGTAGAATGGAAGATATATCTTATTTTATACATGGTTTTACAGAGCCTCTGCGGAGAAAAATCAATGTTTATGACCCTAAAGAAGCAGAACGCTTTTTTGCATCTTTAGAAAGAAATAAAAAGCGGAAAGAAGATTTAGAAAATATTTATGAACTCTCAAATAATGTTCATAGTCATAGGCTATGCGCTCCGGACGAAGAGAGTCTGAATAAAATGATAAAAGAATTGGATGAAAAAGGATATTTAATTAAAGAATAA
- a CDS encoding 4Fe-4S dicluster domain-containing protein produces the protein MVKIKVDEDACVGCGSCVEDCPSDVYELDSEHGKTVVVKEGDCMACLSCHEICPSQALEHDDIHVAKRLYIDRKVNSTISKII, from the coding sequence ATGGTAAAAATAAAAGTAGACGAGGATGCATGTGTGGGATGTGGGTCTTGCGTTGAGGATTGTCCCAGTGACGTGTATGAATTGGATAGTGAACATGGTAAGACTGTTGTAGTGAAAGAAGGGGATTGTATGGCGTGTTTGTCATGTCACGAGATTTGTCCTTCCCAGGCACTGGAACACGATGATATACATGTAGCTAAAAGACTTTATATTGACCGAAAGGTAAATTCAACTATAAGCAAAATAATATAA